In Bradyrhizobium diazoefficiens, the following are encoded in one genomic region:
- a CDS encoding SidA/IucD/PvdA family monooxygenase yields the protein MTRQQTDLYDLVGIGFGPANIGLTVALDEIGWEGSALFLERRTTPDWQPGMLLDGADIQHNPLRDFVTPRNPSSRFSFLNFLKSENRLFQYLNLPTAFPLRKDYAAYVRWVANHFTHLVSYQSDVVDVSLEDVSQQRASPIAALHLADGRTIRARAISFAPGRTPAIPDVFSPHLGDRVVHFTDYLPARERWRRQGAVKSVCVVGGSQSAVEITLDLASVTPQIQILNLHRGFGYQLKDTSPFTEEIYFPEFVDEFYQYSDFRRRELWAELRRSNYGSADQDVIDQLYCKLYEHGLDGQHQISLRTNCNIVAVGQANNGAFDLTLEDRGSFGRTGLSVDAVVLATGFRNFGVRENEERFPLLLRQVAATLDDQRAVLSLSRDYRMMDGSRPLPIFINGLCESSHGFGDAGSFSLLSLRSQMIAGSLIEYLSSQVHPAGSRQLPAAVAVG from the coding sequence ATGACCAGACAACAAACAGACCTCTACGATCTTGTTGGGATCGGGTTCGGTCCGGCAAATATTGGCTTGACCGTCGCTCTCGACGAGATCGGATGGGAAGGGTCCGCATTATTTCTGGAACGTCGCACTACGCCAGACTGGCAACCCGGAATGTTGCTCGACGGTGCCGACATACAGCACAATCCGTTGCGGGATTTCGTTACGCCACGCAACCCTTCAAGCCGATTCAGCTTTCTCAATTTTCTCAAGTCCGAGAACCGTCTCTTTCAGTATCTCAATCTGCCCACAGCCTTTCCGTTACGAAAAGATTATGCAGCCTACGTGAGATGGGTTGCCAATCACTTCACCCATCTCGTGTCATACCAGTCTGACGTGGTGGATGTTTCGCTGGAGGACGTCTCCCAGCAGCGGGCATCGCCCATTGCGGCGCTGCATTTGGCTGACGGCCGTACCATTCGGGCGCGAGCGATATCGTTCGCGCCAGGCCGTACTCCGGCGATCCCAGACGTGTTTTCGCCGCACCTCGGGGATCGTGTCGTTCACTTCACAGACTATCTGCCGGCTCGGGAGCGATGGCGGCGACAGGGGGCAGTTAAGTCGGTCTGCGTCGTCGGCGGCAGCCAAAGTGCGGTTGAGATCACACTCGATCTGGCGAGCGTCACGCCGCAGATCCAGATACTCAACTTGCATCGGGGCTTCGGCTATCAGCTAAAGGATACCAGTCCGTTTACCGAGGAGATTTACTTCCCGGAATTTGTCGATGAGTTCTACCAATATAGCGACTTCAGGCGGCGAGAGCTCTGGGCAGAGTTACGCCGCAGCAACTATGGATCAGCGGATCAGGATGTCATCGATCAACTCTATTGCAAGCTCTACGAGCACGGTCTGGATGGCCAGCATCAAATATCGCTCCGTACAAACTGCAACATCGTCGCGGTAGGCCAGGCGAACAACGGCGCGTTCGATTTGACGCTGGAGGATCGTGGAAGCTTCGGGCGGACCGGTCTGTCGGTCGATGCGGTCGTGCTCGCAACAGGCTTTCGAAACTTCGGCGTGCGCGAAAACGAAGAACGATTTCCGCTTCTCCTGCGACAGGTCGCGGCGACCCTCGATGATCAGCGCGCCGTCCTCTCGTTGTCGCGCGATTATCGAATGATGGATGGCTCCCGTCCGCTGCCGATCTTTATCAATGGGCTATGCGAGTCGAGCCACGGCTTCGGCGATGCCGGCTCATTCAGCCTTCTTTCCCTGCGCTCGCAGATGATTGCCGGCTCGCTCATCGAATACCTTTCTTCGCAGGTCCACCCAGCGGGTTCTCGCCAACTGCCTGCGGCGGTCGCCGTCGGCTAA
- a CDS encoding cupin domain-containing protein, which translates to MPEENGVERLVRRGASSTCTNEYNCRIRRLFPWREVANTKRPLTEFGCMIVTLEPGKQVDLHDHDEEETFIVIGGSATLEVDGNTTELYPTDVAYIPRSAKHSLRNAGSDPFVMVDIYWDLGGSGQ; encoded by the coding sequence GTGCCTGAAGAGAATGGTGTAGAGCGGCTCGTGCGCCGTGGCGCGTCCAGCACTTGTACCAACGAGTATAACTGTAGGATCCGTCGCCTGTTTCCCTGGAGGGAGGTCGCGAATACCAAGCGCCCCCTGACCGAATTTGGCTGCATGATCGTCACCCTGGAGCCCGGCAAACAGGTCGATCTGCACGATCACGACGAAGAGGAAACCTTCATTGTGATCGGCGGAAGCGCAACCTTGGAAGTCGACGGCAATACGACCGAGCTCTATCCGACCGACGTGGCCTACATTCCTCGATCCGCCAAGCACTCCCTACGCAACGCCGGGTCGGATCCATTTGTGATGGTGGACATATATTGGGATCTCGGCGGCAGCGGACAGTGA